From Candidatus Manganitrophus morganii, the proteins below share one genomic window:
- a CDS encoding DUF4912 domain-containing protein yields MNRQELEKKNIAALRSLAKTHAIRLRPSMRKSEIVSVLLESLSPAEKREPAPLTEKEAVTASRMTEHAGEGEAEEERAGVGTATYPEIPMEYGVNQVVALVRDPWWIYSYWEVTHEGIGETHRKLADPESRLALRVYDLSERSDLTHFWDIDVDHRIGNWYVDVGKPDRNFLIDIGMKSRSGAFATIARSNSAHTPPAGPSDRFDEEWWSPEGTLASDEGRRLPLEPFEQEREAISSLFSPGLLRKSENT; encoded by the coding sequence ATGAATCGACAAGAGCTTGAAAAAAAGAATATCGCCGCCCTTCGCTCTCTCGCCAAGACCCATGCGATTCGTCTTCGCCCTTCCATGCGTAAGAGCGAGATCGTTTCCGTTTTGCTGGAATCGCTTTCTCCGGCGGAAAAAAGGGAGCCCGCCCCCTTGACGGAGAAAGAAGCGGTCACGGCAAGCAGGATGACCGAACATGCCGGAGAGGGAGAAGCCGAAGAGGAAAGGGCTGGCGTCGGCACTGCAACCTATCCGGAGATTCCAATGGAATATGGCGTCAACCAGGTCGTCGCCCTGGTCCGCGACCCCTGGTGGATCTACAGCTATTGGGAGGTGACCCACGAAGGAATCGGAGAGACCCATCGGAAACTGGCCGATCCGGAAAGCCGCCTCGCCCTGCGGGTTTACGATCTTTCGGAGCGGAGCGATTTGACCCATTTTTGGGACATTGACGTCGACCACCGGATCGGAAACTGGTATGTCGATGTCGGCAAACCCGACCGGAATTTTTTGATCGATATCGGCATGAAGTCCCGTTCCGGCGCATTCGCGACGATCGCCCGATCAAACAGCGCCCACACCCCACCGGCCGGCCCTTCCGACCGGTTCGATGAAGAGTGGTGGTCGCCGGAAGGAACGCTTGCCTCCGACGAAGGAAGAAGGTTGCCGCTGGAGCCGTTCGAGCAAGAAAGAGAGGCGATCTCAAGCCTCTTCTCTCCGGGACTGCTCCGAAAAAGCGAAAACACGTGA
- the tadA gene encoding Flp pilus assembly complex ATPase component TadA: MENAVKGNERKAAKKRLGDLLVETGLLSQDHIRQALDEQRKIGKRLGEILIALQMISEKQMAQSLAAQLDLSYIEPTGIPIDPALLLLIPESLAKRHLAVPLEIQSKKLRVAMVDPLDYESINDLQFQAGMAIHPAIATRRAILETIEQNYRLATSVEKIVEASAKDFGEGSIQVVSPLEEGNLLHAEARSLEAKSRLAPVIQLANLILSKAIKLQASDIHLEPGPKDCGVRYRIDGLLKDEMHLPKWVQNPLISRIKILAKLDIAERRLPQDGAVRVVVEGHEVDLRVSILPTLYGEKVVLRILDQTRILIQLDQIGLDEKSLQLIRQMSKKKKGMILVTGPTGSGKTTTLYAIINELKSETKNLTTVEDPVEYTIEGVNQVQINSEIGLTFAAALRSILRQDPNIILIGEIRDLETAEIAFRAAMTGHLVLSTLHTNDAVSTITRLIDIGIPRYLVSSAVVGIVAQRLVRKLCLQCRVEAPAGGAFFQEKGCAACHYTGFSGRRGIFELFTLSTKLRELIASGVTEQEIRAMTAAFGMSTLQEDGLQKVAQGITTTEEVIRVVEMEETFRNLCPQCHRTLHLDYLICPHCGCASPYVCASCGKFLQPEWTACPYCRHATQGAPSRPGSPQTTPHHLDKE; the protein is encoded by the coding sequence ATGGAGAATGCAGTTAAGGGAAATGAGCGGAAGGCCGCAAAAAAGAGATTGGGAGATCTTTTGGTTGAAACCGGCCTTCTCTCTCAAGACCACATCCGGCAGGCCTTGGACGAACAGCGGAAGATCGGAAAACGGCTGGGCGAGATCCTCATTGCGCTGCAGATGATTTCAGAAAAACAGATGGCCCAATCCCTCGCCGCCCAACTCGATCTCAGTTATATCGAGCCGACGGGGATCCCCATCGATCCGGCCCTTCTTCTTTTGATCCCCGAATCGCTCGCCAAACGTCACCTCGCCGTGCCGTTGGAAATTCAAAGCAAAAAGTTGAGGGTCGCCATGGTCGATCCGCTCGATTATGAATCGATCAACGACCTCCAATTCCAAGCGGGGATGGCGATCCATCCGGCCATCGCCACGCGAAGAGCCATCTTGGAAACAATCGAGCAGAACTACCGCCTCGCCACTTCGGTGGAGAAAATCGTCGAGGCCTCCGCGAAAGATTTCGGAGAGGGATCGATTCAGGTCGTTTCACCGTTGGAAGAGGGGAACCTCCTCCATGCAGAGGCCCGCTCCCTTGAAGCGAAGAGCCGTCTTGCCCCGGTGATTCAACTGGCGAATCTGATCCTGAGCAAAGCGATCAAGCTCCAGGCGAGCGACATTCATCTTGAGCCGGGGCCGAAAGATTGCGGGGTGCGTTATCGGATCGACGGTCTGTTGAAAGATGAGATGCATCTTCCCAAGTGGGTTCAGAATCCATTGATCTCCCGGATCAAAATCTTGGCCAAGCTCGACATCGCCGAACGGCGCCTCCCCCAAGACGGCGCGGTCCGGGTCGTCGTGGAGGGCCATGAAGTCGACCTCCGCGTTTCAATCCTCCCGACCCTCTACGGCGAGAAGGTCGTCTTGCGCATCCTCGACCAGACACGGATCTTGATTCAGCTCGATCAGATCGGACTCGATGAGAAGTCGCTTCAGCTGATCCGCCAGATGAGCAAAAAAAAGAAGGGGATGATCCTGGTGACCGGCCCGACCGGAAGCGGAAAGACCACCACCCTCTACGCCATCATCAACGAATTGAAGTCGGAAACGAAAAACCTGACCACGGTCGAAGATCCGGTCGAATACACGATCGAAGGGGTCAACCAGGTGCAGATCAACTCGGAGATCGGCCTGACCTTCGCCGCCGCCCTTCGATCGATCCTCCGTCAAGACCCCAACATTATTCTGATCGGCGAAATTCGCGATCTGGAGACGGCGGAGATCGCCTTTCGCGCAGCGATGACCGGCCACCTGGTTCTCTCCACGCTCCATACGAATGACGCCGTCTCGACGATCACCCGGCTGATTGATATCGGAATCCCGCGATACCTCGTCTCCTCCGCGGTGGTCGGCATCGTTGCACAACGCCTGGTCCGAAAGCTCTGCCTCCAATGCCGGGTGGAAGCGCCGGCGGGTGGCGCTTTCTTTCAAGAAAAAGGATGCGCCGCCTGCCACTACACCGGTTTCTCGGGTCGGCGCGGCATTTTTGAGCTCTTCACCCTCTCCACCAAATTAAGGGAGCTGATCGCGAGCGGCGTAACCGAGCAAGAGATCCGCGCCATGACGGCCGCCTTCGGAATGAGCACCTTGCAGGAAGACGGCCTTCAGAAGGTCGCACAGGGGATCACCACGACGGAGGAGGTCATCCGTGTGGTTGAAATGGAAGAGACCTTTAGGAATCTTTGTCCTCAGTGTCACCGAACGCTTCACCTCGATTATCTGATCTGCCCCCACTGCGGCTGCGCCTCTCCCTATGTCTGCGCTTCCTGCGGGAAGTTCCTTCAGCCCGAGTGGACCGCTTGTCCGTATTGCCGACACGCCACCCAGGGCGCGCCGAGCCGCCCCGGATCACCCCAGACCACCCCACATCACCTGGATAAGGAATGA
- a CDS encoding peptidylprolyl isomerase, giving the protein MSLKQMIALVSFLTLSIVAQGTLFSIVNAAEDEVANINGASISSDEFEKRMERLTREGQGNFDTAEGKEELLDILISREVLNQEGKRLGLDKKKEVKERIEELTKEVMISEVVNQIAAEKLTDAEMKKYYNKNKAEFKEVRASHILVKSEEEAKEIKKKLDQGGDFAALAKEKSTDPGSAPRGGDLGFFTKDRMVKAFSDAAFSLKVNEISKPVQSPFGFHIIKVVETKDAKNFEELAPAQLQNIRGTMINDEIDQLKEKAKIKINKNRLMQISSVPPDHSMDGPGEHSMSAPPSEK; this is encoded by the coding sequence ATGAGTTTAAAACAAATGATCGCCCTTGTTTCCTTTCTTACTTTGAGCATCGTCGCGCAGGGGACGCTCTTTTCGATCGTAAACGCAGCGGAAGACGAGGTCGCCAACATCAACGGGGCCTCGATCAGCTCGGATGAATTTGAAAAGCGGATGGAGCGGCTGACCCGGGAGGGGCAGGGAAATTTCGACACGGCCGAGGGGAAGGAAGAGCTCCTCGATATCCTGATTTCACGCGAGGTCCTCAACCAAGAGGGAAAACGGTTGGGACTCGATAAGAAAAAAGAGGTGAAAGAACGGATCGAAGAGCTGACCAAAGAGGTGATGATCAGCGAAGTGGTCAACCAGATCGCGGCGGAAAAGCTGACCGACGCCGAGATGAAAAAATACTATAATAAAAACAAAGCGGAATTTAAAGAGGTCCGCGCCAGCCACATCCTGGTCAAGAGCGAAGAAGAAGCGAAAGAGATCAAGAAAAAGCTCGATCAAGGGGGAGATTTCGCCGCCCTGGCCAAAGAGAAATCGACCGATCCCGGAAGCGCCCCCCGCGGCGGAGACCTCGGCTTCTTCACCAAGGACCGGATGGTAAAAGCCTTCAGCGACGCCGCCTTTTCTCTGAAGGTCAATGAAATCAGCAAACCGGTCCAAAGCCCCTTCGGATTCCATATTATCAAAGTGGTCGAGACCAAAGATGCGAAAAACTTCGAAGAGCTCGCTCCGGCCCAACTTCAAAACATCCGGGGCACGATGATCAACGACGAAATCGATCAGCTGAAAGAAAAAGCAAAGATCAAGATCAATAAAAATCGCCTCATGCAAATCTCATCGGTCCCGCCGGATCACTCCATGGACGGTCCCGGCGAGCATTCGATGAGCGCTCCTCCCTCAGAGAAGTAG
- a CDS encoding PilZ domain-containing protein, translated as MQERRKSQRIGFNLKIALIQEGGGVIEILRPNIGWGGIGGYTRDPVEAGKGIEIEVFFEQRTGEMTSEKLSGKIVWARRDGNFNALGISFSEVNRTSHPRLLSYLQYIDQAD; from the coding sequence ATGCAAGAGAGAAGAAAGTCCCAACGAATCGGTTTTAATCTGAAGATCGCTCTGATACAGGAAGGGGGAGGTGTGATCGAGATCCTTCGTCCCAATATCGGTTGGGGAGGGATCGGAGGCTACACCCGAGATCCGGTTGAAGCAGGCAAGGGGATCGAGATTGAGGTTTTCTTCGAACAACGTACGGGTGAGATGACTTCGGAGAAACTTTCAGGAAAAATCGTCTGGGCGCGCCGCGATGGAAATTTCAATGCGCTTGGGATTTCTTTTTCGGAGGTGAATCGAACGTCCCACCCCCGGCTTCTTTCATATCTTCAATACATCGATCAGGCTGATTAA
- the glmM gene encoding phosphoglucosamine mutase gives MGSTMRKLFGTDGVRGIANIEPMTSEMAMKLGRAAAHIFKNKAGRHRIVIGKDTRLSCYMLESALTSGICSMGVDVLLVGPLPTPAVAFLARSLRVDAGVMISASHNPFEDNGIKFFSRDGLKLPDEMEHQIESLIFSGEIDNIRPTAAEIGKVFRIDDVEGRYIEFVKNSLPKGLDFQRMKIVVDCANGAAYKVAPMVLRELGAEVIVLSDSPSGTNINLNCGALYPEELQKKVIETQADVGIAHDGDADRAVFVDERGHVVDGDALLVAFALALHQEKALKGETLVSTLMSNMGMDLALRSRGIQVVRTPVGDRYVLERMIKDGYNLGGEQSGHVIFLDYNTTGDGLISALQLLSLMKRTGKKVSELAACMTALPQVLKNVRVQKKLEISEIPGLQKAIADCEEKLRNNGRILIRYSGTEPLLRIMIEGEEQTAIVAMADQLAEIVQKKIGLSK, from the coding sequence GTGGGTTCGACCATGCGCAAGCTGTTCGGAACGGACGGCGTCCGCGGCATCGCCAACATCGAGCCGATGACGAGCGAGATGGCGATGAAGCTGGGCCGGGCCGCCGCTCATATCTTTAAAAACAAGGCGGGCCGCCACCGGATCGTCATCGGCAAAGACACTCGCCTCTCCTGTTACATGTTGGAGTCGGCCCTCACCTCGGGCATCTGCTCCATGGGGGTCGATGTCCTCTTGGTCGGTCCCCTTCCGACCCCCGCCGTCGCCTTCCTCGCGCGAAGCCTCCGGGTCGATGCCGGGGTGATGATCTCCGCCTCGCACAATCCCTTCGAAGACAACGGCATCAAGTTTTTCTCCAGGGACGGGTTAAAGCTCCCCGACGAAATGGAACATCAGATCGAATCGTTGATCTTCTCGGGCGAAATCGACAACATCCGGCCGACGGCGGCGGAAATCGGAAAGGTCTTTCGGATCGACGATGTCGAAGGGCGATACATCGAGTTTGTCAAGAACTCCCTTCCGAAAGGGCTCGATTTTCAGCGGATGAAGATCGTCGTCGACTGCGCGAACGGAGCGGCTTATAAAGTCGCGCCGATGGTCCTCCGAGAGTTGGGGGCCGAGGTCATCGTCCTCAGCGACAGTCCCAGCGGGACCAACATCAATCTCAACTGCGGCGCCCTTTATCCCGAGGAGCTTCAAAAGAAGGTGATCGAGACCCAAGCCGACGTCGGCATTGCCCACGATGGGGATGCCGATCGGGCCGTCTTTGTGGACGAAAGGGGTCATGTCGTCGACGGCGATGCGCTTCTGGTCGCCTTCGCCCTGGCCCTCCACCAGGAGAAGGCATTAAAAGGAGAGACGCTGGTCTCCACCCTCATGAGCAATATGGGGATGGACTTGGCCCTCCGGTCGCGGGGGATTCAGGTCGTTCGAACCCCGGTGGGCGATCGATATGTACTCGAACGGATGATAAAAGACGGTTATAACCTCGGCGGCGAGCAGTCGGGCCATGTCATTTTTCTCGACTATAACACCACCGGCGATGGCTTGATTAGCGCACTGCAGCTCCTTTCTCTCATGAAACGAACGGGGAAAAAGGTCTCCGAGCTGGCCGCCTGCATGACCGCGCTTCCCCAGGTGCTCAAGAATGTTCGGGTTCAAAAAAAGCTGGAGATCTCGGAGATTCCGGGGCTTCAAAAAGCAATCGCCGACTGCGAGGAGAAGCTGAGGAACAACGGCCGAATCCTCATCCGGTATTCCGGAACCGAACCCCTTCTTCGGATCATGATCGAAGGCGAAGAGCAAACCGCGATCGTCGCGATGGCGGACCAATTGGCGGAGATCGTTCAAAAGAAAATCGGTTTATCAAAATAA
- a CDS encoding tetratricopeptide repeat protein, translating to MANRSATAWILPQNRSRKGTAMKHLFYNGFLLGWVLLLSVSAEGTHRPAWGTENPAEGTHREIEALFQESLKSDDYERNKTNLGKIIDLAPDSAYGHFSKGWFWAQEENYPMAVEEYRTALQIRPQFGEARNNLASAHFHLGNWSDSIREYEEVLRQNPDWSETHLNLGSAYYMAGRAFASIQAWEKALQLNSELFIVHYYLGLTFDKLGRKAEARHHYKQFLAADKNEEEFSEYIEHAGQRQTDIWVEQASNQT from the coding sequence ATGGCAAATCGATCGGCCACCGCCTGGATTCTTCCGCAAAACCGGTCGAGAAAAGGAACGGCGATGAAACATCTTTTTTATAATGGATTTCTGCTCGGCTGGGTGCTCCTCCTCTCCGTCTCAGCGGAGGGGACGCACAGGCCGGCATGGGGAACGGAGAATCCGGCGGAGGGGACGCACAGGGAGATCGAGGCGCTCTTTCAAGAATCACTGAAGAGCGATGACTACGAACGGAACAAGACAAACCTTGGGAAAATTATCGATCTGGCCCCCGACTCCGCCTATGGTCATTTCTCGAAGGGATGGTTTTGGGCCCAGGAGGAGAACTACCCCATGGCCGTCGAGGAGTATCGAACCGCGCTCCAAATCCGGCCGCAGTTCGGCGAAGCGAGAAACAATCTCGCCTCCGCCCACTTCCATTTAGGAAATTGGTCCGACTCGATTCGGGAATATGAGGAGGTCCTTCGGCAAAATCCCGACTGGAGCGAGACACATCTTAATCTTGGATCGGCCTACTACATGGCCGGCCGCGCCTTCGCGTCGATCCAAGCCTGGGAGAAGGCGCTTCAACTCAATTCCGAGCTGTTCATCGTTCACTACTACTTGGGACTGACCTTTGATAAACTCGGGAGGAAAGCGGAGGCTCGCCATCACTATAAGCAATTCCTCGCGGCGGATAAAAACGAAGAGGAGTTCTCGGAATATATAGAACACGCGGGCCAACGCCAGACGGACATCTGGGTCGAACAAGCCAGTAACCAGACTTAA
- the priA gene encoding primosomal protein N': MPTLTAETMSAPQFVEVALAEADGTFHYHLPSTWAAAPLAPGTRLLVPFGRGWRLAYYVRRVDRPEVPETKEVLALLDGDVSIPSSLFQLLHWISDYYFAPLGRVIKGAFPQGSQAVVRRRFHLTETAEKAGGEKKTALQERIIAALKEGGGLTEPQLRKRTGGEKLAGSLSTLKKKGWISEAWEVDRPAVRKKFRRLVFLKSDPAEAASLIASLQKRAPQQASVLQVLLTAGGAMPVGAFEAPLRASLKRLLDKGLIDQAEEEAPRTPMRPSGFPLQPSILLNSAQQAAVDQIVSAVEGKTFTPFLLHGVTGSGKTEVYLRVIEKALAQKRGAIVLVPEIALTAQLVARFQSRFGEAVALFHSGLSPGERYDEWRRIREGKAQIAIGVRSAIFAPFESVGVIIVDEEHDSSYKQDDGVRYHARDTALVRGKQSDAVVVLGSATPSFESFYNSETGKYRLLPLPGRIDARPLPAVAVVDLRKKEDWVRPFLTRSLLSAMEKRLENREQTLLFLNRRGFSPSLLCPDCGYLPHCIRCSVSLTFHKKLQKLVCHYCGFQLAPPTACSQCQGVRLVHLGIGTEQVEEEIRQRFPAARVARMDRDTTQKKESHHKILTAMAQREIDILIGTQMITKGHDFPDVTLVGVLCADLSLHFPDFRSSERTFQLLAQVAGRAGRGDRPGEVLIQTFQPNHESVAAATTHDYLGFYAQEIAFRKEMGYPPFCRFTLLLFSHSEEKRVVDRAAALLKEIEKALPPLKKGETERGVTLLGPAPAPLMRLRGEYRYQILLKGKDQKKIAAVLKEGLNSWKRMERKGVRLEVNVDPQNFV; encoded by the coding sequence TTGCCAACCCTCACGGCCGAAACGATGAGTGCCCCCCAATTTGTCGAAGTCGCGCTTGCCGAAGCGGATGGAACTTTTCATTACCATCTCCCATCAACCTGGGCCGCGGCGCCGTTGGCGCCGGGGACCCGGCTGTTGGTGCCGTTCGGGCGCGGCTGGCGCCTGGCTTATTATGTTCGGCGCGTCGATCGGCCGGAGGTCCCAGAAACCAAAGAAGTTCTCGCCTTATTGGACGGCGATGTCTCGATTCCATCTTCTCTCTTTCAACTCCTTCATTGGATTTCCGATTATTACTTTGCCCCCTTGGGGAGGGTGATCAAAGGGGCCTTCCCCCAGGGAAGCCAGGCGGTGGTCCGCAGACGCTTCCATCTCACGGAAACGGCGGAGAAAGCCGGGGGAGAAAAGAAAACGGCGCTCCAGGAGCGGATCATTGCGGCGCTCAAGGAGGGAGGAGGGCTGACGGAGCCCCAGCTTCGCAAACGGACGGGGGGAGAGAAATTGGCCGGGTCCCTCTCCACATTAAAGAAAAAAGGATGGATCTCGGAAGCGTGGGAGGTCGATCGCCCCGCCGTCCGGAAAAAATTCCGCCGTCTTGTTTTCTTGAAATCCGATCCGGCTGAAGCGGCTTCCCTCATCGCCTCGTTACAAAAACGCGCCCCGCAGCAGGCCAGTGTCCTTCAGGTTCTTCTGACCGCCGGGGGGGCGATGCCGGTCGGCGCGTTTGAAGCACCGCTTCGCGCCTCACTGAAACGCCTGCTCGACAAAGGGCTGATCGATCAGGCGGAGGAAGAGGCCCCGCGAACGCCGATGCGTCCTTCGGGGTTCCCGCTGCAGCCATCGATTCTCTTGAATTCTGCCCAGCAAGCCGCGGTAGATCAGATTGTCTCCGCCGTCGAGGGGAAAACCTTCACCCCGTTTTTGCTGCATGGGGTGACCGGGAGCGGGAAGACGGAGGTCTACCTTCGCGTTATCGAAAAGGCCCTTGCGCAAAAGAGGGGGGCGATTGTCCTTGTGCCGGAGATCGCTTTAACCGCCCAATTGGTCGCGCGGTTTCAGAGCCGGTTCGGGGAGGCGGTGGCCCTCTTCCACAGCGGCCTCTCGCCGGGGGAGCGTTATGATGAGTGGCGCCGTATCCGGGAGGGAAAAGCACAGATCGCGATCGGCGTCCGGTCGGCGATCTTCGCTCCCTTCGAATCGGTCGGGGTGATCATCGTCGACGAGGAGCACGATTCGTCGTACAAGCAGGATGACGGCGTCCGCTATCATGCGCGCGATACCGCGTTGGTTCGGGGAAAGCAGTCCGACGCCGTCGTGGTGTTGGGATCGGCGACCCCTTCCTTCGAGTCGTTCTACAATAGCGAGACCGGAAAATATCGCCTGCTTCCGCTTCCGGGCCGGATCGATGCCCGTCCCTTGCCGGCGGTGGCGGTGGTCGATCTTCGGAAGAAAGAGGATTGGGTCCGGCCGTTTTTGACCCGATCGCTTCTTTCGGCGATGGAGAAACGCTTGGAGAATCGAGAGCAGACGCTCCTCTTTCTGAATCGGCGCGGCTTCTCCCCCTCGCTTCTCTGCCCCGACTGCGGCTATCTCCCCCATTGCATCCGTTGCAGCGTCTCCTTGACCTTCCACAAGAAATTGCAAAAGTTGGTCTGTCATTATTGCGGGTTTCAGCTTGCCCCGCCGACCGCCTGCTCCCAATGCCAGGGGGTCCGGCTGGTCCATCTTGGGATTGGAACCGAGCAGGTGGAAGAGGAGATCCGACAACGTTTTCCGGCGGCGCGGGTGGCCCGGATGGACCGGGACACCACGCAGAAAAAAGAGTCCCACCACAAGATCCTCACGGCGATGGCGCAGCGGGAGATCGACATCCTCATCGGCACCCAGATGATCACCAAAGGGCACGATTTTCCCGATGTCACGCTGGTCGGCGTTCTTTGCGCCGATCTCTCGCTTCACTTCCCCGATTTCCGCTCGTCCGAGCGGACCTTTCAGCTGTTGGCCCAAGTGGCAGGCCGGGCGGGCCGGGGGGATCGGCCCGGCGAGGTCCTCATTCAAACCTTTCAGCCGAATCATGAGTCGGTCGCGGCGGCGACCACGCACGATTATCTCGGGTTCTATGCGCAGGAGATCGCCTTCCGAAAGGAGATGGGTTATCCCCCCTTCTGCCGGTTTACCCTTCTCTTGTTCAGCCATTCGGAAGAAAAGCGGGTGGTCGATCGGGCGGCGGCCCTTCTAAAAGAAATCGAGAAGGCGCTTCCCCCTCTGAAGAAAGGGGAGACCGAACGGGGGGTGACCCTCCTCGGTCCGGCGCCGGCGCCGCTGATGCGCCTGCGGGGGGAATACCGCTATCAGATTCTCCTCAAAGGAAAAGATCAGAAGAAAATCGCCGCCGTTCTCAAAGAAGGGCTGAATTCCTGGAAGCGGATGGAGCGGAAGGGGGTCCGGCTGGAGGTGAATGTCGATCCTCAGAATTTCGTCTGA